In Lascolabacillus massiliensis, a single genomic region encodes these proteins:
- the ilvD gene encoding dihydroxy-acid dehydratase, whose product MKELNRYSKTITQDPTQPAAQAQLYALGLSEGDLTKAQVGIVSMGYDGNPCNMHLNSLALEIKKGVWKEKLAGFIFHTIGVSDGMSNGTDGMRYSLVSREVIADSIETVCGAQYYDALIAVPGCDKNMPGSLIAMGRLNRPAIMVYGGTIAPGHYKGQDLNIVSAFEALGEKIAGKLDENDFKEIVKRSCPGPGACGGMYTANTMAAAIEAMGMSLPYSSSNPAISKEKRQECLEAGKYIRLLLENDIKPRDIMTRKAFENAITIVIALGGSTNAVLHLLAMARSVDVKLTIDDFQRFSDKVPLIADFKPSGKYLMEDLHKIGGVPMVMKYLLIKGMLHGDCMTVTGKTIAENLANVRDIDFESQDIILSIEKPLKPQGHLQILYGNLAEKGSVAKISGKEGERFEGPARVFDGEKDLISGISNGRVKAGDVVVIKNEGPKGAPGMPEMLKPTSAIIGAGLGKSVALITDGRFSGGTHGFVVGHITPESFEGGLIGLVEDDDLIEIDVIHNRITLKVSDEEIARRRSLWKKPELKVSRGILYKFAKLVKDASHGCVTDEN is encoded by the coding sequence ATGAAAGAACTAAACAGATATTCTAAAACTATCACACAAGACCCAACACAGCCGGCAGCTCAAGCACAATTATATGCTTTAGGTTTATCAGAAGGGGATCTCACCAAAGCTCAGGTGGGCATAGTGAGTATGGGATACGATGGGAATCCCTGCAACATGCATCTGAATAGTTTAGCTTTAGAAATTAAAAAAGGTGTATGGAAAGAGAAGCTTGCAGGATTTATATTTCATACTATTGGTGTAAGTGATGGTATGAGCAATGGAACTGATGGAATGCGCTACTCCCTGGTTAGCAGAGAGGTGATAGCGGATTCTATAGAAACTGTTTGCGGTGCTCAGTATTATGATGCCCTGATTGCTGTTCCTGGTTGTGACAAAAATATGCCGGGTTCACTTATAGCAATGGGACGATTGAACAGGCCTGCCATAATGGTTTATGGAGGTACTATTGCTCCTGGGCATTATAAAGGACAAGACCTAAATATTGTATCTGCATTTGAGGCACTGGGCGAAAAGATTGCAGGTAAGCTTGATGAAAATGATTTTAAAGAGATTGTTAAAAGAAGCTGCCCGGGACCTGGCGCTTGTGGTGGTATGTATACAGCCAACACTATGGCAGCAGCAATTGAGGCAATGGGTATGAGTCTGCCATATAGCAGCAGTAACCCCGCAATCAGCAAAGAGAAGAGGCAGGAGTGCCTGGAAGCAGGTAAATATATACGTCTGTTACTTGAAAATGATATAAAGCCAAGAGATATCATGACTCGCAAGGCATTTGAGAATGCAATAACAATTGTAATAGCTTTAGGAGGAAGCACAAATGCTGTTCTTCATCTGTTAGCCATGGCAAGAAGCGTGGATGTGAAGCTGACAATTGATGATTTTCAGAGGTTTAGTGATAAGGTGCCGTTGATAGCTGACTTCAAGCCTAGTGGCAAATATCTTATGGAGGACCTTCACAAAATTGGTGGTGTGCCAATGGTTATGAAATATCTTCTTATTAAAGGTATGCTTCATGGTGACTGTATGACGGTAACTGGAAAAACAATTGCAGAAAATCTTGCAAATGTAAGAGATATAGATTTTGAATCTCAGGATATTATTCTTTCTATTGAGAAACCATTAAAACCTCAAGGTCATTTGCAGATTCTGTATGGTAATCTGGCTGAGAAGGGTAGTGTTGCAAAAATTAGTGGGAAAGAGGGTGAACGTTTTGAAGGACCTGCACGAGTATTTGATGGCGAAAAAGATTTAATTTCCGGAATCTCCAATGGCAGGGTAAAAGCTGGTGATGTTGTGGTTATAAAGAATGAGGGACCCAAAGGTGCTCCCGGTATGCCTGAAATGTTGAAGCCAACTTCTGCAATAATTGGAGCCGGATTGGGTAAATCTGTTGCACTGATTACAGATGGTCGATTCAGTGGTGGTACCCATGGTTTTGTTGTTGGTCATATTACTCCTGAATCTTTTGAGGGTGGATTGATAGGTTTGGTTGAAGATGACGATTTAATCGAGATTGATGTAATTCATAATAGAATCACTCTTAAAGTTTCGGATGAAGAAATAGCCCGCAGGCGTTCTCTATGGAAAAAGCCTGAACTAAAAGTAAGCAGAGGCATCCTTTATAAGTTTGCAAAACTGGTTAAGGATGCCTCGCATGGTTGTGTAACTGATGAAAATTGA
- a CDS encoding alpha-L-rhamnosidase, with product MKNRKILSAHLIGLIVSLLFLSGCDNQKVKLTSLKVEMQENPIGIGTPNPRFSWQITSVKPDLQQKSYQIQVALSEENLKNEENLIWDSGIIEDDKSVLIPFKGEELKSGLKYYWRLRVSTNQGDTDWSKINTWSMALLNESDWKAKWIGEDSMSNPGETDKGNTRLAARYLRKPFTLKNNIERAVLYISGQGVYEAYINGEKISEDVLSPTVSWYPDRVYYNVYDVTPLLKRNDNILGVILGNGRYFGMREGWNQLFGLPRLLAQLEVEYSDGSTDTIISDETWRVTSKGPIVANNEFDGEEYDARLEIVNWNLANFNDSGWKNADIMEAPGGIITAQPNPNIRVQDELTPIKITELGEGKLILDMGQNMVGWLKINSLTGKKDQPIKFRFAETLKDDGNLYIDNLRGAKATDIYIPAEDGNFSWEPKFVYHGFRFVEISGLDYQPELTDFTGKVVYDMMETTGKFETNNEVINQVFKNAYWGIRGNYRGMPTDCPQRDERVGWLGDRTTGSFGEAFIFDNALLYSKWLQDIEDSQSPEGSISVVSPKYWTIYHDDVTWPAAYFYSAKMLWKQFGDTEPIFKHYNSMKRYLERIQEVSMKDYIITKDAYGDWCMPPESQELIHSKDPTRRTAGPVLSTTVYYSLLNIMSEFAELTGNSQDIPGYKELATQIKTAYNNTYFKADSAMYDNNTVTANMLSLRLGLVPEGKEIDVFKNVVEKTVVDFDGHVSTGVLGIQHLMRGLTEYGNIDLAYKIATNRTYPSWGYMIDNGATTIWELWNGNTADPAMNSANHVMLLGDLIIWYYEDLAGIKNHPESVAFKKLLMEPKFPEGLTHVDASYNSVYGEITSKWSKENGRFTWNITIPGNTSAIVKLPKEMNVIAPDHDGVRNVSDSDQGIDIELGSGSYTITGTI from the coding sequence ATGAAAAACAGGAAAATTTTATCAGCACACTTAATTGGACTAATAGTCAGTCTTTTATTTCTAAGTGGATGTGATAATCAAAAAGTAAAACTTACATCACTTAAAGTTGAGATGCAGGAAAATCCAATTGGAATTGGAACTCCCAATCCCAGATTTTCTTGGCAAATAACTTCCGTAAAACCTGATTTACAACAAAAATCCTATCAGATACAGGTTGCACTTTCTGAGGAAAATTTAAAAAACGAAGAAAACCTAATCTGGGATTCAGGAATTATTGAAGATGATAAATCAGTATTAATACCATTTAAGGGAGAAGAGTTAAAGTCTGGTTTAAAATATTACTGGCGTTTAAGAGTATCCACTAACCAGGGTGATACAGACTGGAGTAAGATAAACACCTGGTCAATGGCATTATTAAATGAATCCGACTGGAAAGCAAAATGGATAGGAGAAGACAGTATGTCTAACCCAGGTGAAACTGATAAGGGAAATACACGTCTTGCTGCACGATACCTTAGAAAGCCCTTCACATTAAAAAATAACATTGAAAGAGCTGTACTTTATATTTCAGGACAAGGAGTATATGAAGCTTACATAAATGGAGAAAAAATATCAGAAGATGTACTTTCACCAACTGTTTCATGGTATCCTGATAGAGTCTATTATAACGTATATGATGTAACCCCACTTTTAAAACGTAATGATAACATTTTAGGTGTGATCTTAGGCAATGGAAGATATTTCGGTATGAGAGAGGGATGGAATCAGTTATTTGGACTACCACGTCTTTTAGCTCAGCTGGAGGTTGAATATTCCGACGGATCCACTGATACCATAATATCTGATGAAACATGGAGAGTTACATCCAAGGGTCCGATTGTAGCAAATAATGAATTTGATGGAGAAGAATATGATGCTCGCCTGGAGATCGTAAACTGGAACCTTGCGAACTTTAATGATTCTGGATGGAAAAATGCAGATATTATGGAAGCACCTGGCGGTATAATAACAGCTCAGCCAAATCCTAATATAAGGGTACAGGACGAACTCACTCCAATAAAAATAACAGAGTTGGGTGAAGGAAAACTTATCCTCGACATGGGTCAAAATATGGTAGGATGGCTGAAAATTAATTCTTTAACAGGAAAGAAAGATCAGCCAATAAAATTCAGATTTGCAGAAACTCTTAAAGATGATGGTAATCTATATATTGATAACCTCAGAGGAGCAAAAGCAACTGATATTTATATTCCTGCAGAAGACGGTAACTTCAGCTGGGAACCAAAGTTTGTATACCATGGTTTCAGGTTTGTAGAGATATCAGGGCTTGATTATCAGCCAGAATTAACTGATTTCACGGGCAAAGTTGTCTATGATATGATGGAAACTACTGGAAAATTTGAAACTAACAATGAAGTTATCAATCAGGTATTCAAGAATGCATATTGGGGTATAAGGGGAAATTACAGAGGTATGCCAACAGATTGTCCACAGCGCGACGAACGTGTTGGATGGCTTGGTGATAGAACAACCGGCAGTTTTGGTGAGGCTTTTATTTTTGATAATGCCCTGCTTTACAGTAAATGGCTTCAAGATATAGAGGATTCACAGAGTCCGGAGGGAAGTATATCTGTAGTATCACCTAAATACTGGACTATATATCATGACGATGTTACCTGGCCAGCAGCATATTTTTATAGCGCTAAAATGTTATGGAAGCAGTTTGGTGATACGGAACCCATCTTCAAACATTATAATTCTATGAAGCGATACCTTGAAAGAATACAGGAGGTATCTATGAAAGATTATATAATAACGAAAGATGCATACGGTGATTGGTGTATGCCTCCCGAGTCACAGGAGCTTATCCATTCGAAGGATCCAACCAGAAGAACAGCCGGTCCTGTTTTAAGCACAACTGTCTATTACAGTCTCCTGAACATCATGTCTGAATTTGCTGAACTAACCGGAAACAGTCAGGACATACCAGGATACAAAGAGTTGGCTACACAGATTAAGACGGCATATAACAATACCTATTTTAAAGCAGATTCAGCAATGTATGATAATAATACTGTCACTGCCAATATGCTTTCTTTAAGACTAGGACTGGTTCCGGAAGGGAAAGAGATTGATGTATTCAAAAATGTAGTAGAAAAGACAGTAGTAGATTTTGATGGACATGTTAGTACAGGGGTACTTGGTATTCAACACTTAATGCGTGGGTTAACTGAATATGGAAATATCGATCTAGCTTATAAAATTGCAACCAACCGTACTTACCCAAGCTGGGGCTATATGATAGATAACGGGGCAACTACAATATGGGAACTTTGGAATGGAAATACAGCCGATCCGGCTATGAATTCAGCTAACCACGTTATGTTGCTGGGTGATCTGATAATATGGTATTACGAAGATCTTGCAGGCATAAAGAACCATCCGGAAAGTGTGGCATTTAAAAAGCTACTTATGGAACCAAAATTTCCGGAAGGACTTACCCATGTAGATGCATCTTACAATTCAGTTTATGGTGAAATAACAAGCAAATGGAGTAAGGAAAATGGTAGGTTCACATGGAACATAACAATACCGGGCAACACATCTGCAATTGTTAAATTGCCAAAGGAGATGAATGTTATTGCACCTGATCATGATGGTGTTAGAAATGTATCTGACAGCGATCAGGGAATTGATATTGAATTGGGTTCAGGATCTTATACGATAACTGGAACTATCTAA
- a CDS encoding family 78 glycoside hydrolase catalytic domain, which translates to MKTSKTLIYLAFISFSLLFMYSCSKSSRSSVMPISLTVEYLTNPLGLDIEKPRMSWTLEPTKESDFGQSQTAYRILVSMSESRLKDNVGDIWDSGWVESDKMQLIEYNGIPLESDKVYFWKVAVKDEKGVESKYSKISKWSTGLFSQDEWTAKWIGTGESYNPSEGPNKMYDPWFRKKFTLTEKPYKATLFVASIGFHEVYVNGKKIDDHVLPPAVTDHTKRARYIAYEIAPVLIKGENVIALWLGTGWSIFAPYATDDKPRAPIAIAQTDIYNEKGEVIERIITDESWRTHPSPNKLIGNWGFGVGGYGGEIWDANQEIENWNSVDFNDEDWKSSTILNPSLKLSAQQVEPNRLIDEIQPVDIEHRSDDSYRVDMGVNFAGWTDIHVKGNPGDTIHFLFSEREDQDMTFALHSAYVLDNSGEGTFHNHFNYMSGRWITIKGLTTPPVKDNIKGWLVRTDYDDATYFECSDSLQNWIYNRVKWTFENLSLGGFVVDCPQRERFGYGGDAHATSETGLLNYKLGAFYTKWLEDWRDVQGTEPMVGNMNDPEWARKQEGSGRILGGGIMPQTAPTYHGGGGPAWGGIVITLPWFMYQYHGDIRALEENYEMIKGWLTFLDSHVENNLLNRYGGRWDFLGDWLWPGANAAGMNNYSDENLFFNNCYWVYNLKTAAQIARIIGRETDAEIWSEKAKLASEAIHNKYYIEEEKNYSDMSMRSLTAALYGDIMPEELRLEIMKSLENEILINQNGHIDVGITGGAMLFKVLREEGRDDLIYSMTSQTTYPGWGFMKENGATTIWESWEKDLGGHSLLHSSYLYPGAWYIDGVSGIRQDKDFPGYRKFIIKVPKLTESQLSWARAEFDSPSGLIKSHWERQGSNLTLNITVPPNCSATVWFPQENSETITENSGHAIHIGNQEGYQLYEVSAGNYRFSN; encoded by the coding sequence ATGAAAACAAGCAAAACTCTAATTTATCTGGCATTTATTTCATTTTCATTACTTTTTATGTACTCATGCTCAAAAAGTAGTAGAAGCAGTGTAATGCCAATCAGTCTTACAGTAGAATATCTTACAAATCCATTAGGCCTAGATATAGAAAAACCTCGAATGAGCTGGACATTAGAGCCAACCAAAGAGTCAGATTTTGGTCAAAGTCAAACAGCATATCGCATACTTGTGAGTATGTCAGAAAGCAGGCTAAAAGATAACGTAGGTGATATTTGGGACTCCGGTTGGGTCGAATCAGACAAAATGCAGTTGATAGAATATAATGGAATTCCTTTAGAATCTGACAAAGTATATTTCTGGAAAGTAGCAGTTAAAGATGAAAAGGGAGTAGAGTCAAAATATAGTAAAATATCAAAATGGAGTACTGGTCTGTTTTCACAGGATGAATGGACTGCAAAATGGATTGGTACAGGTGAATCTTACAACCCTTCTGAAGGTCCCAATAAAATGTATGACCCATGGTTCAGAAAAAAATTCACTCTAACTGAGAAGCCATATAAAGCAACACTTTTTGTAGCATCCATCGGTTTCCATGAAGTTTATGTCAATGGGAAAAAAATTGATGATCATGTTCTCCCCCCGGCAGTAACTGATCATACAAAACGAGCGCGTTATATTGCATACGAAATTGCACCAGTACTCATTAAAGGTGAAAATGTAATTGCTCTATGGTTAGGTACTGGATGGTCAATTTTTGCACCTTATGCAACAGATGATAAGCCTCGTGCACCTATAGCGATTGCGCAAACAGATATATACAATGAAAAAGGAGAAGTAATCGAACGTATTATTACAGATGAAAGTTGGAGAACACATCCTAGTCCAAATAAACTTATTGGTAACTGGGGATTTGGCGTAGGTGGCTATGGTGGTGAAATTTGGGATGCTAATCAGGAAATTGAGAACTGGAATTCAGTAGATTTCAACGACGAAGATTGGAAAAGTTCAACCATTTTAAATCCATCTTTGAAACTTTCAGCACAGCAAGTAGAGCCAAACAGGTTAATTGATGAAATTCAGCCTGTTGACATTGAACATAGATCAGATGACTCATATCGTGTAGATATGGGAGTGAATTTTGCCGGATGGACCGATATTCATGTAAAAGGTAACCCAGGTGATACTATTCATTTTCTATTTTCTGAAAGAGAAGATCAGGATATGACTTTCGCACTCCATAGTGCATATGTATTGGATAATTCAGGAGAGGGAACATTCCACAATCACTTTAACTACATGTCAGGTCGCTGGATTACAATCAAAGGATTAACCACACCACCAGTTAAAGATAATATCAAGGGTTGGCTGGTACGCACTGATTATGATGATGCAACATATTTTGAGTGTTCAGATTCACTACAAAACTGGATATATAACAGAGTAAAATGGACTTTCGAAAATCTTTCGTTAGGAGGTTTTGTTGTTGATTGTCCTCAACGTGAGAGGTTTGGTTACGGAGGTGATGCTCATGCAACTTCAGAAACAGGACTACTCAACTACAAACTTGGAGCATTTTATACTAAATGGCTTGAAGACTGGAGAGATGTTCAGGGAACAGAACCAATGGTAGGTAATATGAATGATCCGGAGTGGGCTCGAAAACAGGAAGGAAGCGGCAGAATATTAGGAGGTGGTATTATGCCTCAGACAGCACCTACATATCATGGAGGAGGTGGTCCCGCCTGGGGTGGAATAGTTATTACACTCCCATGGTTTATGTATCAATACCATGGTGATATAAGAGCACTGGAAGAAAACTATGAGATGATAAAAGGTTGGCTTACTTTTCTGGATAGTCACGTAGAAAACAATCTACTTAATAGATATGGAGGCAGATGGGACTTCCTTGGTGACTGGCTATGGCCTGGTGCTAATGCTGCCGGTATGAATAATTATTCAGATGAGAACCTTTTTTTTAACAATTGCTATTGGGTGTATAATCTTAAAACAGCAGCTCAGATAGCCAGGATAATTGGGAGAGAAACAGATGCAGAAATCTGGTCTGAAAAAGCAAAACTGGCAAGTGAAGCTATCCACAATAAATATTATATTGAAGAGGAAAAAAACTATTCAGATATGTCGATGAGAAGTCTGACCGCCGCTTTATATGGTGATATTATGCCAGAAGAACTCCGACTAGAAATAATGAAAAGTCTCGAGAATGAGATTCTTATAAATCAGAACGGTCATATCGATGTAGGTATAACAGGTGGAGCAATGCTGTTTAAGGTACTTCGTGAAGAGGGCCGTGATGATCTTATTTACTCAATGACATCTCAAACTACATATCCAGGCTGGGGATTTATGAAAGAAAACGGCGCTACAACTATATGGGAAAGCTGGGAAAAAGATTTAGGAGGCCACTCACTGCTTCATAGTTCTTACTTATACCCTGGTGCCTGGTACATAGATGGAGTTTCCGGAATCAGACAAGATAAGGATTTTCCCGGTTACAGGAAATTTATCATTAAGGTGCCAAAACTTACTGAATCTCAATTATCATGGGCTAGAGCTGAATTTGATTCTCCATCAGGTCTGATTAAATCACATTGGGAACGACAAGGTTCAAATCTTACACTTAACATTACTGTGCCTCCTAACTGCAGTGCTACAGTATGGTTCCCACAGGAAAATAGTGAAACTATCACAGAGAACTCTGGTCATGCAATTCATATTGGAAATCAGGAAGGATATCAACTATATGAAGTGTCAGCAGGCAATTATAGATTCTCGAACTGA
- a CDS encoding glycoside hydrolase family 127 protein, translating into MKIKTVIIITTLALTFSASNAQDKLSVSFDVILNGFVGDKMKASYENRILAQDAERLIEPFTVRDEHSCWQGEFWGKWFTSAVLAYRYIPTPELADKLKQAAYGLMETQTNDGYIGNYAPESRLKAWDIWGRKYCMLGLIAYYDITNDEKALESAAKEANFLIKELNDKNSKIVLMGNHRGMAASSVLEPICQLYVRTGNKKYLQFAEEIVSQWETDEGPQLISKADIPVSQRFPKPVDNWYGWEQGQKAYEMMSCYEGLLELFRITGKEEYKEAVEKTWQSIIDSEINIAGSGSAMEAWFSGREKQTIPIAHYQETCVTATWIKFNQQLLRLTGEAKYADEIERTFYNALLGAMKPDGSDWAKYTPLSGQRLEGSEQCGMGLNCCNASGPRGLFTIPQTAVMQSEDGAYINFYIDGTYHLISPENQEFAIVQNTNYPVSGKIDLNLVLEKDENMEIALRVPFWSTNYKILINGNTEYEAKNVLPGNYTKLKRKWKNNDKISIEFEMQGKIHRSGNTHEYVAITRGPIVLCRDERIGKPALEAILTPIINEKGIIDLVKEESSDPEVYMIFSAQFIPESYTEQGSQPIKVNLCDYASAGNSSYSFPFFKVWLPQLYNPRNQD; encoded by the coding sequence ATGAAAATAAAAACAGTTATTATAATTACAACATTGGCATTAACTTTTAGTGCAAGTAATGCTCAGGATAAATTATCCGTGTCATTTGATGTTATATTAAATGGTTTTGTAGGAGATAAAATGAAAGCTTCTTATGAAAATCGTATACTTGCACAGGATGCAGAGAGACTGATTGAGCCATTCACTGTAAGAGATGAACATAGTTGCTGGCAAGGTGAATTTTGGGGTAAGTGGTTCACTTCAGCTGTATTGGCATATAGATATATCCCTACTCCTGAATTGGCTGATAAATTAAAACAGGCTGCATATGGGTTGATGGAAACCCAAACTAATGATGGTTACATTGGTAATTATGCACCTGAAAGTAGATTAAAAGCATGGGATATTTGGGGAAGAAAGTATTGTATGCTGGGTCTGATAGCCTATTACGATATTACAAATGATGAAAAGGCTCTAGAATCAGCAGCGAAAGAAGCTAACTTTCTTATTAAGGAACTCAATGATAAAAACTCAAAGATTGTGTTGATGGGCAACCACCGTGGAATGGCTGCATCATCAGTGTTAGAACCAATTTGTCAACTTTATGTACGAACCGGCAATAAAAAGTACCTTCAATTTGCGGAAGAGATCGTAAGTCAATGGGAAACAGATGAGGGTCCACAATTAATTTCCAAAGCCGACATACCTGTATCACAGCGTTTCCCCAAACCTGTTGACAACTGGTATGGATGGGAACAAGGGCAAAAAGCGTATGAAATGATGTCATGTTATGAAGGTTTGCTTGAATTATTTAGGATAACCGGAAAAGAAGAATATAAAGAAGCCGTTGAGAAAACATGGCAGAGTATTATTGATAGTGAAATTAATATCGCAGGATCAGGCTCTGCAATGGAAGCATGGTTCTCTGGAAGAGAAAAACAGACAATACCCATTGCTCATTACCAGGAGACTTGCGTTACGGCAACGTGGATAAAATTTAACCAACAGTTGTTACGACTTACCGGTGAAGCCAAGTATGCTGATGAAATTGAAAGGACATTCTATAATGCACTCCTGGGTGCAATGAAGCCTGATGGTTCAGATTGGGCAAAATACACTCCACTGTCGGGTCAGCGTCTTGAAGGTTCCGAGCAGTGTGGTATGGGACTAAATTGCTGTAATGCCAGCGGTCCCAGAGGTCTGTTCACAATCCCACAAACTGCAGTAATGCAATCAGAGGATGGAGCTTATATTAATTTTTATATTGATGGAACTTATCATCTCATAAGTCCAGAGAATCAGGAGTTTGCAATTGTACAAAATACAAACTATCCTGTTTCGGGAAAGATTGATCTGAATCTGGTTTTAGAGAAAGATGAAAATATGGAAATAGCCTTAAGAGTACCTTTTTGGAGCACAAACTATAAAATCCTTATTAATGGAAACACTGAATATGAGGCAAAAAATGTACTACCAGGCAATTACACTAAATTGAAGCGTAAATGGAAAAATAATGATAAGATTAGCATAGAATTTGAGATGCAAGGAAAAATACATCGATCTGGCAATACACATGAATACGTTGCAATAACCCGAGGTCCCATAGTTCTCTGTAGAGATGAGAGAATTGGCAAACCTGCTCTAGAGGCCATTCTAACACCCATTATAAATGAAAAAGGAATTATAGATCTGGTTAAAGAAGAATCTTCAGATCCTGAAGTATACATGATATTTTCAGCACAATTTATTCCGGAATCTTATACAGAACAGGGTTCACAACCTATAAAAGTAAACTTATGCGATTATGCATCAGCAGGCAATAGTTCATACAGTTTCCCATTCTTTAAGGTATGGTTGCCTCAATTATATAACCCAAGAAATCAAGATTGA